The genomic DNA TCACCTGGTGCCGTCCCCAGTCCTCCGGCCGCGCGTTCTACACCGGCCTGGGACACACCCAGGAATCGTACGCGGACCCGAACTTCCGCACGCTGCTGCTGGGCGGAATCCGGTACGCGGCCAAGGCGACCAACGCCGACTGCCGCCCGGAGACCGGCTACACGGCGTTGTACAACGGGTCGACGACGGGCTGGTCGCAGGCCGGGCCGGGGTCGTTCACGAACAGCGCCGCCACGCTGACCTCCCAGGGCGGCATGGGCATGCTGTGGTACAGCGCCAAGGAGTTCCGTTCCTACTCGCTCAAGCTCGACTGGAGGCTGACCGGCGACTCCAACTCGGGGGTGGTCGTCGGCTTCCCGGCCACCAGCGACGCGAACACGGCGCTCAACACCGGACATGAAGTGCAGATCGACGCGACCGACAGCTCGGACAAGACGACGGGGGCGATCTACGGCTTCAAGGCGGCGGACATCACCGCACGCGATGCGGCGTTGAATCCGCCAGGCCAGTGGAATACCTACGAGCTGCTGGTGGAGGGTGAGCGGCTGCAGGTGTTCCTGAACGGCGCGAAGATCAACGACTTCACCAACACCGATCCGGTCCGCTCACTCCAGCAGGGCTACATCGGCATCCAGAACCACGGGTCCGGCGATGTGGCGTCGTTCCGCAACATCCGCATCAAGGAACTGACCAGCGTGACACCCTCGCCGTCGCCGTCGCCTTCCGGTGACACGGGTGCGTTGCGGGGGGTGGGGTCGGGCCGGTGCCTGGATGTCGCCGGTGCCTCGCAGGCCAACGGTGCCGTGGTGAACATCTGGGACTGCAACGGCGGGTCCAACCAGCGGTGGACCTCGACCGGTTCGGGTGAGCTGCGGGTGTACGGCGGCAAGTGCCTGGACGTGAACGCGGCCGGGACGGCGGACGGCACCGCGGTGATCGTCTGGGACTGCAACGGTCAGAGCAACCAGAAGTGGCGCCTGAACGCCGACGGCACCATCACCGCGGTCGGAAGCGGCAAGTGTCTGGACGTGTCCGGCTACGGCACCGCCAACGGCACCAAGGTGCACATCTGGACCTGCCAGGGCGGCACCAACCAGAAATGGACCCGGATATGACCGCCATGTGACACGACCCTGGAGCCGGTCCTGCCCCCATCGGCAGGACCGGCAGCACGGCCTTGACCATCCGCACTACCCCCTTGGAGCTCACATGTCACCCCTCAGCCGGCGCCGACTGCTCCAGACAGCAGGCATCACCGCCGCCGCAGCCGCCGCCGGTCAATTCCCCGGCACCGCGCCCGCCTTCGCCGAGGTCGCCCCCATCCGCGCCGACATCGGCGTATCCGCCTACGCGTTCGAGTTCGGGCAGGTGCGCCTGACCTCCGGCCGCTGGCTGGACAACCAGAACCGCACCCTGTCCTATCTGCGGTTCGTCGACGTCAACCGGCTGCTGTACGTCTTCCGCGCCAACCACCGGCTGTCCACCCAGGGCGCGGCGGCCAACGGCGGCTGGGACGCCCCCGGCTTCCCCTTCCGCAGCCACATGCAGGGGCACTTCCTGACCGCGTGGGCCCAGGCGTACGCGGTCACCGGTGACACCACCTGCCGGGACAAGGCCAACACCATGGTCGCCGAACTGGCCAAATGCCAGGCCAACAACGGAGCCGCCGGTTTCAACGCCGGCTATCTCTCCGGCTTTCCCGAGTCCGACTTCACCGCGCTCGAAGCCCGCACGCTGAGCAACGGCAACGTGCCGTACTACT from Streptosporangium sp. NBC_01756 includes the following:
- a CDS encoding lectin; translated protein: MLRHPILAALGRIAGDGRRTTVLRRLSVAAVAFTAAATVIPAVPAQAAAFKVLVFSKTAGFRHDAIPAGIQAIRDLGVSNDFTVDTTEDSNAFGATNLAQYKAVVFLNTTGDVLNDTQQTAFQTYVDGGGGYVGVHSAADTEYNWPYYGQLMGAWFNNHPAIQQATVRNEDRAHAATAHLGATWSRMDEWYSYRTNPRSNVRVLQSLDESSYSGGGMGDHPITWCRPQSSGRAFYTGLGHTQESYADPNFRTLLLGGIRYAAKATNADCRPETGYTALYNGSTTGWSQAGPGSFTNSAATLTSQGGMGMLWYSAKEFRSYSLKLDWRLTGDSNSGVVVGFPATSDANTALNTGHEVQIDATDSSDKTTGAIYGFKAADITARDAALNPPGQWNTYELLVEGERLQVFLNGAKINDFTNTDPVRSLQQGYIGIQNHGSGDVASFRNIRIKELTSVTPSPSPSPSGDTGALRGVGSGRCLDVAGASQANGAVVNIWDCNGGSNQRWTSTGSGELRVYGGKCLDVNAAGTADGTAVIVWDCNGQSNQKWRLNADGTITAVGSGKCLDVSGYGTANGTKVHIWTCQGGTNQKWTRI